GGTCCGGGGTGTACGTCTCTGGTTCTTGGAAGAGGGTGGTGGGAATAAACGTTTCCGACATGTTGAACTTGGCGTAAACTGATTGGTGTgtctatatatatatatatgtatgtatgtatatatatataattctgtttcaatttgtttttatcTATAGTGGATCTAAAACCAGTGTTCTCTTGTACGCTTCCCTGTACTCTTCTGTTCTGCTCTAACCATCAATGGGGGTGTCCCCTCTGTTGTCTCCTACTCTCTTCAACAGGTTCCACTGGCTatactgaaaaatttcaccCTCTCTCGCTCTCGCTTTCGTTTCTCTGTTACCCCCCCCTTAATGATTGCTCCATGGAACTCTCCATTAGAGTTGCTCTTGCTACCGTCACCGTCACCGCTGCTGTTCCGCGACACTTCCCGCACAACACTGCTGTTTCCACCATTGGAGAAATAGCCCAATTGAAGGTGGCTCTTCCCATTTTCCACACCCATTTCCCACACCCATTTCCGGCATAACGTCCCCCCCCTCGCCACCGTTGCTACCGTCATGTTTGTCTCCCCTCTGCTCCTTCCCAATACGGCATGGCCATTATCAATCTCTTGTCCGTATTGGGCCAACGTCAACTTTCGCCGGGGGCTAGAGTgtctccccccccccctcaGGCGCCCTGCTGTTGCATGAAACATCTCTTTGGGGAGATACTGTAGCACCTGATCAGTATATGTTCGCCATGCATGGATTATCTGTAGTTGTGTGTGTGTGCTTGACTCGATTAGGTACACACTCTAACTCTCCTCTGCTACATTCTGTCCTCTGCTGCATTCTGTCCTCTTGTATTTGATTCtcttgtcttgtcttgtcttgtACTTTGTCTAACTCTACCTTCTCCCTTGAAAGCGTCTCTGCAGATATAGGATCTTTTTGGCAAAGTTCCACTGGCTGAACTCTAACCCCGCATACTTTAAATAGACCCCTTGTTCTGGCAACTGATTGCCGGCCTTTCCCTTCACCAAACAATTCCGGATCCGTTACTTCACTGACAATGCATCTCTGGCACATTCTACTTCATCTGGTCTCCCTCCTCCTGGCTGCAGCCCACGCCGCAGACCCGCCAAATGCTCTCACAACTACAACTGGTAAAACAACTCTCGCAACAGTCACCACAGACACGGCAGCAACGGCGGACCCCGACTACGTCCCCGTTAAAACCCCAGACACCACCAAACACTACGATTTCACCTTCACCACTGCAACCGCAGTGCCTACCCTCCACAAGACAACATCCGTGTCTCCGACAATTGTGTGGATCACAACCACCAGCGGAGCAGTAACAGTGGTATACTCCTCGGGATGGGTCCAGACATTCACTGACATGTACAGTACCGTGCAGAGCGTCCCCACGGGCAGTATAGGATTGGGCACCCTCAAGGGGACAGTGGGCACCCAGAGGAGGTACATCACTGTGAGCGCCATTGGCAAAACTTAACAAACGCTTACTGCTCTCTGCCTCTCCAACTTCCCTTCGTTCGTTTCGTTTACCTTGTTTTCTCCTTTGCGGATACTGCTCCTTGCTTTTGTATTGTATTTGTACGTTATTCTTACCACATGACGCTTTGTACTTATTTGTCAGCgcatatatatatatataaatatatattataGGGAAAGATGTTTATTATAgtatattatttttatttgtatcACCTAGCAACGATTTaaaaagatatttttaaaGAAGGTGGAGATGATGGTTGTTGTAGAGGAGGAGTGgggaaagaaagaaacaaaaaaaacaatcaaatgTTGAATATATTACATAATAATCATTGGCTTGGCATTTCTATTGTCAGAATCCTTGTGTCTTATAAACTCAATCTTATCCTCATCGCCCAACTTGAGAACCTTCTTGAAAACCTCACCAATAGCTCTCAATCTTTCCTCATCACATGACTTGGTCCATAAACCAATCTTACAAGTACCTCTTCTGACGTTGAAAACAACACCGTTAACTTCGTTGGTTTCGGTTTCCGCCTTCTCAATCGTCTCACCAATGACACTCAATAAGGTTCTGGTCCAGAGCTCGTTCATGTCTTCTCTTTTGCCCTTGAATTGACAGAACCATTTACCACCATCGGAATTCTGAGAGTCTTCCCATTCTGGCTTGATGTCGCCCCTGAATAAATGGTAGTCCGACTTTAATGGCAACTCATTGACCTTGGGAATCGCATGGAAGATCCCCCAGAACTCCTCGACGGTATTGAAAGTAACAACTGGCTTTAACAAATCGGCCCAGCTTTCGGTGTTGTCAACTGCTGGCTTGGTGTACCATAAGGTCCATGTGGAGTTTAGTGGGTGTTTGACGTTGAATTCTGCAGGGTTTTCTAAAGCAGTAACGTCTTTCTTCTCATCAAGGGACAAATCCTTTGTTGCGTTGTTTAATTCTTCAGTAGACATctatttaaaaaaaaaaggagcAACAATTGGGTTAATGTTGTCAATAGAATAGAGCTCACTTGTTAGTATCCTGTAGTCTGGAACAGAAAATAATCATACACTCCTGTGTCGTTTGTCAGTGCAGTACATACGGTAACTGGTTGTTCTTGTgggatatatatatatatatatatatatatatatatatctttGCAGGAAATGTACGAAAATCTGAGAATGCAAATTCCTTATATGagtgttgatgaaaattgTCCACCGAGagccttttttttttttcttcttcttccatcATTTAcataaaatggaaaaaaagtGGAAAACCTccaaaagggaaaaaaaaatgcaagTTAATGGAAACCGTCGCGTCGATTGCGAtgcctctttttttctcacttCATGAATCTGACTAAACCGATGGCACATCTAGGAAGACGAGATGGAGACAGCTGGTGGGGAGAGAAAGGAGCCGTGTAAGGGGAGGAGATGTTGGGTTGGGATCAAATATTTGCAGATCACAATAGGAAACCACTGTTAGGTGTATACGCATTCTACCACAAGAGCAAATAGACATGGAAGAGACTCCCCCAAAGAGACATACAATCATTGTTGACAGAGGACTAGCCAGTGGTGGCCAGCGTGCGCACGGGCTCAACCGAGTGCTCCTTATGGAGAAGATTTTGCGAGAGAAGGTACTTGATAGCCAGTATTGGCATGTGAAGGCGTCGCAGCTCCAGTTCTATGGATTGTTGAAGGAGTGTGTCTTACACGTGGGTTGCGTTGGAACTTATGAGAATTCGGCCAAGACGAAAACAACCAAGTTTGTAGCATTGTTATTACGGTTATTACAACTTGCCGAGATCCCCAAGGATGTTGTCGAATGGCTGGTTGTTGGAGACCACGGACACGTTTATCTTTCGGTACTGTTTATGGTGTATGTGAGACTCGTATTTGAGGACAGTGCggaaatttggaaattgttggaGAGAAAATACAACGAATATGACAAAGTACGATACATTGAGAATGGCAGAGTTACAGATCGACACATTGACGAGATAGCCGATGGACTCCTAATGGAGTCGCATTTCGTAGACATGACGCTTCCACGGCTTGTGAGGCGGTGGGTGCTAGAGGAGAAGGGGCAACTAGAAGAGAGGGAGAGTCTACTGGCGGACGAGTTTGAAGAGATGGTTGAGAAGCTCGAGCAAGAGGAGCAACAGAAAGAATCTTGAACAAAACGGCCCGTTATTG
The Pichia kudriavzevii chromosome 2, complete sequence DNA segment above includes these coding regions:
- a CDS encoding uncharacterized protein (PKUD0B09990; similar to Saccharomyces cerevisiae YOL139C (CDC33); ancestral locus Anc_3.20); this translates as MSTEELNNATKDLSLDEKKDVTALENPAEFNVKHPLNSTWTLWYTKPAVDNTESWADLLKPVVTFNTVEEFWGIFHAIPKVNELPLKSDYHLFRGDIKPEWEDSQNSDGGKWFCQFKGKREDMNELWTRTLLSVIGETIEKAETETNEVNGVVFNVRRGTCKIGLWTKSCDEERLRAIGEVFKKVLKLGDEDKIEFIRHKDSDNRNAKPMIIM
- a CDS encoding uncharacterized protein (PKUD0B09980; similar to Saccharomyces cerevisiae YNL322C (KRE1); ancestral locus Anc_3.18), with amino-acid sequence MHLWHILLHLVSLLLAAAHAADPPNALTTTTGKTTLATVTTDTAATADPDYVPVKTPDTTKHYDFTFTTATAVPTLHKTTSVSPTIVWITTTSGAVTVVYSSGWVQTFTDMYSTVQSVPTGSIGLGTLKGTVGTQRRYITVSAIGKT
- a CDS encoding uncharacterized protein (PKUD0B10000; Pfam Domains: PRP38(2e-18)), which codes for MEETPPKRHTIIVDRGLASGGQRAHGLNRVLLMEKILREKVLDSQYWHVKASQLQFYGLLKECVLHVGCVGTYENSAKTKTTKFVALLLRLLQLAEIPKDVVEWLVVGDHGHVYLSVLFMVYVRLVFEDSAEIWKLLERKYNEYDKVRYIENGRVTDRHIDEIADGLLMESHFVDMTLPRLVRRWVLEEKGQLEERESLLADEFEEMVEKLEQEEQQKES